Genomic window (Synechococcus sp. LA31):
AACAAGATCGTGCCGCGCACGGCGCCTGCTTCCGCCAGAGCCCGCAACTCCTGCTGCAACATCGGCAGCTCCGCCATAGCCGTGAAGCCATAGAAGGCCGCCACCTGCACGCTCACGCGGGCACGGCCTCCTGCCAGGGGGTCACGCCGGCGGCCGCGAGCAGCTCCTGGTCGGCGGCCACATCCGGATTCCCCGTGGTGAGCAGGGTGTCGCCATAGAAGATCGAATCGGCGCCGGCCAACAGGGCGAGCACCTGCGCTTCCTGGCTCATCGTTTCGCGCCCGGCGCTGAGGCGCACACGGCTGTGGGGCATCAGGATCCGCGCCACCGCCACCATCCGCACCAGCTCCAGCGGATCCACCTCCGGCTGCTGCTCCAGCGGCGTGCCCTCCACGGCCACCAGCGCATTGATCGGCACGCTTTCGGGGTGCGGGTTCATCGCCGCGAGCACCTGCAGCAGCGAGGCCCGATCGGTGAGGGTTTCGCCCATACCGATGATGCCGCCACAGCACATCGAGATTCCAGCCTTGCGCACCCGCTGCAGGGTTTCCAGCCGTTCCTGAAAGGTGCGGGTGGTGATGATCCGGTCGTAATGCTCGGGGCTGGTATCGAGGTTGTGGTTGTAGGAGGTGAGCCCG
Coding sequences:
- the bioB gene encoding biotin synthase BioB is translated as MTSSPLPLPELQVRSDWTTAEIQALLELPLMDLLWRAQAVHRQANPGYRVQLASLLSVKTGGCEEDCAYCPQSMHNSSDVAGRPELEVEPVLARARAAKEAGAHRFCMGWAWRDIRDGAPFEAMLSMVRGVRELGMEACVTAGMLTDSQAERLAAAGLTSYNHNLDTSPEHYDRIITTRTFQERLETLQRVRKAGISMCCGGIIGMGETLTDRASLLQVLAAMNPHPESVPINALVAVEGTPLEQQPEVDPLELVRMVAVARILMPHSRVRLSAGRETMSQEAQVLALLAGADSIFYGDTLLTTGNPDVAADQELLAAAGVTPWQEAVPA